Proteins encoded together in one Streptomyces rubradiris window:
- a CDS encoding DedA family protein yields the protein MPHLTLALSTQPADGIAGWAADLVDKMGGPGAGLAIALENLFPPLPSEVILPLTGFAAGQGVLSLGAALFWTTFGSVAGAVALYWIGMLFGRERMFALWARLPLVKTSDLERTEAWFARHGTKAVLLGRMVPIFRSLISVPAGLERMRMPLFIMLTTLGSLIWNSVLILAGYWLGDQWGVVETSIGILSKVVVALVAAALATYLAVRLKGRRKARHRRV from the coding sequence ATGCCTCATCTGACCCTGGCCTTGTCCACGCAGCCCGCGGACGGGATCGCGGGATGGGCCGCCGACCTCGTGGACAAGATGGGCGGCCCCGGCGCCGGTCTGGCCATCGCCCTGGAGAACCTCTTCCCGCCGCTGCCGAGTGAGGTGATCCTGCCCCTGACCGGTTTCGCCGCGGGCCAGGGCGTGCTCAGCCTCGGGGCGGCACTGTTCTGGACGACGTTCGGCTCGGTGGCCGGCGCGGTCGCCCTGTACTGGATCGGCATGCTCTTCGGCCGGGAACGGATGTTCGCGCTGTGGGCGAGGCTGCCGCTGGTGAAGACCTCGGACCTGGAGCGCACCGAGGCGTGGTTCGCCAGGCACGGCACCAAGGCGGTCCTCCTCGGCAGAATGGTGCCGATCTTCCGCAGCCTGATCTCGGTGCCCGCCGGCCTGGAACGGATGCGGATGCCCCTCTTCATCATGCTCACCACGCTCGGCAGCCTGATCTGGAACAGCGTCCTGATCCTGGCCGGTTACTGGCTCGGCGACCAGTGGGGCGTGGTGGAGACCTCCATCGGCATCCTGAGCAAGGTCGTTGTGGCCCTGGTGGCCGCCGCCCTCGCCACGTACCTGGCCGTACGGCTCAA
- a CDS encoding SGNH/GDSL hydrolase family protein, which yields MRTAPHLSRRALLTAAAASVTAGVTTAAATPSQASGAHRHPPSPAFAGFRTVGRVKEAADGWVRYSWPGIVFEGRFRGRDVGIVLDDSANDYDVRIDGTTVSTLVTPGRSTSWVTGLADTEHTVHLVKRTECPWAVGRFGGFVAARGGKILAAPAARGRQIEFIGDSYTAGYGNASDTRDCSANGGVDRNSDAGLAFGALTARKLGADYQQNAFSGRGMVRNYNGGDPGTDYRTYYDRALLNVAGDVWHRPRGWRPQVVVIGLGINDFSTPLHPGEPWATQSELIAAYTSAYHGFLDKLRARYGSRTFLVVSATAVSGSAFADTAQGIVRDRNARGDDRVGYWYYDDPRLDRLGCDWHPSLRDHEIISGLLDRYLATVPLDW from the coding sequence ATGCGTACCGCTCCCCATCTCTCCCGGCGGGCACTGCTGACGGCCGCCGCCGCGAGCGTCACCGCGGGCGTCACCACCGCGGCGGCCACCCCCTCCCAGGCGTCCGGCGCCCACCGCCACCCGCCGTCCCCCGCCTTCGCCGGGTTCCGGACGGTGGGCCGGGTCAAGGAGGCGGCCGACGGCTGGGTGCGGTACAGCTGGCCCGGCATCGTCTTCGAAGGCCGGTTCCGCGGCAGGGACGTCGGGATCGTGCTCGACGACTCCGCCAACGACTACGACGTCCGGATCGACGGGACGACCGTGAGCACCCTGGTGACTCCCGGGCGCTCCACGTCCTGGGTCACGGGCCTCGCCGACACCGAGCACACCGTGCACCTCGTCAAGCGGACGGAGTGCCCGTGGGCCGTCGGCCGCTTCGGCGGGTTCGTCGCCGCCCGGGGAGGAAAGATCCTCGCCGCCCCCGCGGCGCGCGGCAGGCAGATCGAGTTCATCGGCGACTCCTACACCGCCGGGTACGGCAACGCCTCGGACACGCGTGACTGCTCGGCCAACGGCGGAGTCGACCGGAACAGCGACGCGGGCCTCGCCTTCGGCGCCCTCACCGCCCGGAAGCTCGGCGCCGACTACCAGCAGAACGCCTTCTCCGGCCGCGGCATGGTCCGCAACTACAACGGCGGCGACCCCGGCACCGATTACCGCACCTACTACGACCGGGCCCTGCTGAACGTCGCCGGCGACGTCTGGCACCGGCCACGCGGCTGGCGGCCGCAGGTCGTCGTCATCGGCCTCGGCATCAACGACTTCTCGACCCCGCTCCACCCGGGCGAGCCGTGGGCCACGCAGAGCGAGCTGATCGCCGCCTACACCAGTGCCTACCACGGCTTCCTCGACAAGCTGCGGGCCCGCTACGGCAGCCGTACGTTCCTGGTGGTCAGCGCCACCGCGGTGTCCGGCTCCGCCTTCGCCGACACCGCCCAGGGCATCGTCCGGGACCGCAACGCGCGCGGGGACGACCGGGTGGGCTACTGGTACTACGACGACCCCCGCCTGGACCGGCTCGGGTGCGACTGGCACCCCTCACTCCGGGACCACGAGATCATCTCCGGCCTGCTCGACCGGTACCTCGCCACCGTGCCGCTGGACTGGTGA
- a CDS encoding peptidoglycan-binding protein, whose amino-acid sequence MAQPMSAAKLLAVLRAEGLTVHEVRDWRNHNRNSKGPWGPVNGVMIHHTVTSGTQNSVNICYDGYAGLPGPLCHGVIDKEGHVHLVGNGRANHAGLGDGDVLRAVVDETALPPDNEADTDGNRHFYGFECVNLGDGKDPWPEVQKEAIEKVSAAICRHHGWSERSVIGHKEWQPGKQDPRGFTMDGMRRRIADRLAGKGGKEPGGPKPGPKPEYAPFPGAGFFHTGRKSPLITAMGRRLVAEGCGRYEKGPGPEWTEADRKSYAAWQHKLGYRGKDADGIPGRTSWDRLKVPSDD is encoded by the coding sequence ATGGCACAGCCGATGAGCGCGGCCAAGTTGCTGGCGGTCCTCCGCGCGGAGGGCCTGACGGTGCACGAGGTACGCGACTGGCGCAACCACAACCGCAACAGCAAGGGTCCCTGGGGCCCGGTGAACGGCGTGATGATCCACCACACCGTCACCTCGGGCACCCAGAACTCCGTGAACATCTGCTACGACGGCTACGCGGGCCTGCCCGGGCCCCTCTGCCACGGGGTCATCGACAAGGAAGGCCACGTCCACCTCGTCGGCAACGGCCGCGCCAACCACGCCGGTCTCGGTGACGGCGACGTGCTGCGGGCGGTGGTCGACGAGACCGCGCTTCCGCCGGACAATGAGGCCGACACCGACGGCAACCGGCACTTCTACGGCTTCGAGTGCGTCAACCTGGGCGACGGCAAGGACCCCTGGCCCGAGGTGCAGAAGGAGGCCATCGAGAAGGTGTCCGCCGCGATCTGCCGGCACCACGGGTGGTCGGAGCGCTCCGTCATCGGCCACAAGGAGTGGCAGCCCGGCAAGCAGGACCCGCGGGGCTTCACCATGGACGGCATGCGGCGCCGCATAGCCGACCGGCTCGCGGGCAAGGGCGGCAAGGAGCCGGGCGGCCCCAAGCCCGGACCCAAGCCCGAGTACGCGCCCTTCCCCGGCGCCGGTTTCTTCCACACCGGGCGGAAGTCCCCCCTGATCACCGCCATGGGCCGCCGCCTCGTCGCCGAGGGCTGCGGCCGCTACGAGAAGGGCCCGGGTCCCGAGTGGACCGAGGCCGACCGCAAGTCCTACGCGGCGTGGCAGCACAAGCTCGGCTACCGCGGCAAGGACGCGGACGGCATCCCGGGCCGCACCAGCTGGGACAGACTGAAGGTCCCGTCGGACGACTGA
- a CDS encoding putative baseplate assembly protein encodes MNRPRSCGGACGGHDERLAPAPLHNPPGRTALDYRVGEYGTFLAALLDRLASPAYPALARLTVRTPDDPAVGLLDAAAILGDLLTFHSERIADEAYLRTARDHRSLVLLGRLVGHRPRPGVAATTHLAYTLERDPRAETLPVPIPRGARSHSVPASADERSLTFETSRDLTARWDWNELTVRRRRPSLLTPDDLARRSELFVEGTANSLRTGDKLLFVFGEQAGGERKLITIAGVRTDPGEEVTALTLPQSAPPTLKELVAEVRRWTAEPAAPGEPGDEPPTPEVPNPRPVSRLIEDFDDQVLAPLRTDLDTIDTPEKLATRLGEPVARLREAEVLAEPYEDVAAWFEQLTAILAELAARARALAPARPAAAAGSPAAQGDGTPRTRASRHAGAQHEARPDPREAALQALNTVLPALRAAAPAPRRETRTRRPGTDTARLLTALDPGLAGLYPAWRTAGTPATGPLLRALLAMRVTAAPFGANAPLKPVQDARGRVIRTADWPLTGAALASMRVVYDPAGRTPVRAEFQYVEGSGSDQRAENLPVTQPVTFTLGPGQVDLSARALRGQEPIRPAADGEPGVTARLHAGLPEGSLFVSRPEDDGTVHIAVTGGTTERFSLEPGGSRQFTHGEYQVSVTYTVGSTAPNVEIVIASRPAPLNRRILQLDSVHDTITAGSWVAIERPAKGTGVPGDAALRLVTTQVVAVRTAAYSNYGITGRGTELTLADPWLDESDVLLSHIRDTTVHAAGEPLRPADEPLGEDVHGNEIELAELHDGLRPGRTLVVSGERTDVPGASGVTGSEVVTIAAADPAIDPDLPGDHVHTRLTLTTNLVHRYDRASVRVLGNVVEATHGESREEAIGSGDSDRVNQTFALWQSPLTWLAADNPLGATPVLEVRVDGLLWHEVDSLAGRGPTERVYITGTAADGRTTVTFGDGVHGARLPSGHENVRARYRFGTGKAADVPAERITQPLTRPLGVTAVTNPLPATGGSDADGPGLTRRTIPLAVSALDRLVSPADYADFARSRAGIGRAAARELFDGRRRVLHVTVAGTDDVPLADDDLRPLRRALTEYGDPGLPVRVDARELVLLLIAAKVKLAPDHTWETVEPRLRQALLRRLGYEGRELGRPARLSEVLATAHSVPGVDHMDVDVFTGVPACATPDRLTALLAAPGTPRPTVPAHPAAYDERTYTVRAADGETLTSVCARHGIPLSRLLHLNPDITDTRRLAEGRTVVVFRGIRPAQLAMLSARAADTLILTEVK; translated from the coding sequence ATGAACCGGCCCCGCTCCTGCGGCGGCGCATGCGGCGGCCACGACGAGCGCCTCGCCCCCGCCCCCCTCCACAACCCGCCCGGCCGCACCGCCCTCGACTACCGCGTCGGCGAGTACGGCACCTTCCTCGCGGCCCTCCTCGACCGGCTCGCCTCACCCGCGTACCCGGCCCTCGCCCGGCTCACCGTACGCACCCCCGACGACCCGGCCGTGGGCCTCCTCGACGCCGCCGCCATCCTCGGCGACCTGCTGACCTTCCACTCCGAGCGGATCGCCGACGAGGCCTACCTCCGCACCGCCCGCGACCACCGCTCCCTGGTCCTGCTGGGCCGGCTCGTCGGGCACCGGCCGCGCCCCGGAGTGGCCGCCACCACCCATCTGGCGTACACCCTCGAACGCGACCCGCGCGCCGAGACCCTGCCGGTGCCGATCCCGCGCGGGGCCCGCAGCCACAGCGTGCCCGCCTCCGCCGACGAGCGGTCGCTGACCTTCGAGACCTCCCGGGACCTCACCGCCCGCTGGGACTGGAACGAACTGACGGTACGGCGCCGCCGGCCCTCCCTCCTCACCCCCGACGACCTCGCCCGCCGCTCCGAACTCTTCGTGGAGGGCACGGCCAACTCCCTGCGGACCGGCGACAAGCTCCTCTTCGTGTTCGGTGAACAGGCAGGCGGGGAACGGAAGCTGATCACCATCGCCGGCGTCCGCACCGACCCCGGGGAAGAGGTCACCGCACTCACCCTGCCCCAGTCGGCCCCGCCCACGCTGAAGGAGCTGGTGGCCGAGGTACGACGCTGGACCGCCGAGCCGGCCGCCCCCGGCGAACCCGGCGACGAACCGCCGACCCCGGAGGTTCCCAACCCGCGCCCGGTCAGCCGCTTGATCGAGGACTTCGACGACCAGGTCCTCGCCCCCCTGCGCACCGACCTGGACACCATCGACACACCGGAGAAGCTCGCCACCCGCCTCGGTGAGCCGGTGGCCCGCCTGCGTGAGGCCGAGGTCCTGGCGGAGCCGTACGAGGACGTCGCGGCGTGGTTCGAACAGCTGACGGCCATCCTCGCGGAACTGGCCGCGCGGGCGCGGGCGCTGGCACCCGCCCGGCCCGCCGCCGCCGCGGGCAGCCCCGCCGCCCAGGGCGACGGCACCCCGAGGACACGGGCGAGCCGCCACGCCGGCGCACAGCACGAGGCCCGGCCCGATCCCCGTGAAGCCGCCCTCCAGGCCCTGAACACGGTCCTCCCCGCCCTGCGCGCCGCCGCCCCCGCGCCCCGGCGGGAGACCCGCACCCGCCGTCCCGGCACCGACACCGCCCGCCTGCTGACCGCCCTCGACCCAGGGCTGGCCGGCCTCTACCCGGCCTGGCGCACCGCCGGCACCCCGGCCACCGGCCCTCTGCTGCGCGCCCTCCTCGCGATGCGCGTCACCGCCGCCCCCTTCGGCGCGAACGCCCCTCTCAAACCGGTCCAGGACGCCCGCGGCCGAGTCATCCGCACCGCCGACTGGCCGCTGACCGGCGCCGCGCTGGCGAGCATGCGCGTGGTGTACGACCCCGCGGGCAGGACGCCGGTCCGCGCCGAGTTCCAGTACGTCGAGGGCAGCGGCTCCGACCAGCGCGCCGAGAACCTGCCCGTCACCCAGCCGGTCACCTTCACCCTGGGACCCGGCCAGGTCGACCTGTCCGCACGGGCCCTCCGCGGCCAGGAGCCGATCCGCCCGGCCGCCGACGGCGAACCCGGTGTCACCGCCCGCCTCCACGCCGGCCTGCCCGAGGGCAGCCTGTTCGTCTCCCGGCCCGAGGACGACGGCACCGTACACATCGCCGTGACCGGCGGCACCACCGAGCGGTTCTCCCTGGAGCCCGGCGGCAGCAGGCAGTTCACCCACGGCGAGTACCAGGTGAGCGTCACCTACACGGTCGGCAGCACGGCACCCAACGTCGAGATCGTCATCGCGAGCAGGCCCGCCCCCCTCAACCGCCGCATCCTGCAACTGGACAGCGTCCACGACACCATCACGGCCGGCAGCTGGGTGGCGATCGAGCGCCCGGCCAAGGGCACGGGAGTCCCCGGCGACGCCGCACTCCGCCTCGTCACCACCCAGGTGGTGGCCGTCCGGACGGCGGCGTACTCCAACTACGGCATCACCGGCCGCGGCACCGAACTCACCCTGGCCGACCCCTGGCTGGACGAGTCCGACGTCCTGCTCTCCCACATCCGCGACACCACCGTGCACGCGGCGGGAGAGCCGCTGCGCCCGGCCGACGAGCCGCTCGGCGAGGACGTACACGGCAACGAGATCGAACTCGCCGAGCTCCACGACGGGCTACGGCCCGGCCGCACCCTCGTCGTGAGCGGCGAACGCACCGACGTACCCGGCGCGAGCGGGGTCACCGGGAGCGAGGTGGTCACCATCGCCGCAGCCGACCCGGCCATCGACCCCGACCTCCCCGGTGACCACGTCCACACCCGCCTCACCCTCACCACGAACCTGGTCCACCGCTACGACCGGGCGAGCGTGCGCGTCCTCGGCAACGTCGTCGAGGCCACCCACGGCGAGAGCCGCGAGGAGGCCATCGGCAGCGGTGACTCCGACCGCGTCAACCAGACCTTCGCCCTCTGGCAGTCCCCGCTGACCTGGCTCGCCGCGGACAACCCGCTCGGCGCCACCCCGGTCCTGGAGGTCCGCGTGGACGGCCTGCTCTGGCACGAGGTCGACAGCCTCGCCGGACGCGGCCCCACCGAACGCGTCTACATCACCGGCACCGCCGCCGACGGCCGCACCACCGTCACCTTCGGCGACGGCGTCCACGGCGCCCGGCTGCCCAGCGGACACGAGAACGTGCGCGCCCGCTACCGCTTCGGCACCGGCAAGGCCGCCGACGTGCCCGCCGAACGGATCACCCAGCCGCTCACCCGCCCACTCGGCGTCACCGCGGTCACCAACCCGCTCCCGGCGACGGGCGGTTCGGACGCGGACGGGCCGGGCCTGACCCGGCGCACGATCCCGCTCGCCGTCTCCGCCCTGGACCGGCTGGTCTCCCCGGCCGACTACGCGGACTTCGCCCGCTCCCGGGCCGGCATCGGCCGGGCCGCCGCCCGCGAACTGTTCGACGGACGGCGGCGCGTACTCCACGTGACGGTCGCCGGCACCGACGACGTGCCCCTCGCCGACGACGACCTCCGGCCGCTGCGCCGCGCCCTGACCGAGTACGGCGACCCCGGCCTGCCGGTCCGGGTCGACGCCCGCGAACTCGTCCTGCTGCTCATCGCCGCCAAGGTGAAACTCGCCCCGGACCACACCTGGGAGACCGTCGAACCCCGGCTGCGCCAGGCCCTGCTGCGCCGCCTCGGCTACGAGGGACGGGAGCTCGGCCGGCCCGCCCGCCTCTCCGAGGTGCTCGCCACCGCCCACTCCGTGCCCGGCGTCGACCACATGGACGTGGACGTCTTCACGGGCGTACCCGCCTGCGCCACCCCGGACCGGCTCACCGCCCTGCTCGCCGCCCCCGGTACCCCGCGGCCCACGGTCCCCGCGCACCCGGCGGCCTACGACGAGCGGACCTACACGGTCCGCGCCGCCGACGGCGAGACCCTGACGTCGGTCTGCGCCCGCCACGGCATCCCGCTCAGCCGGCTGCTGCACCTCAACCCGGACATCACCGACACCCGGCGCCTGGCCGAGGGCCGGACGGTGGTCGTCTTCCGCGGCATCCGCCCGGCCCAGCTCGCCATGCTGTCGGCGCGGGCCGCGGACACCCTGATCCTGACGGAGGTCAAGTGA
- a CDS encoding DUF6519 domain-containing protein, translated as MHADLSRATFRPERHYSAVLAQQGRVQLDADLNEQTAIQLHQARTLAADLIGPHGGPAGACGFRIEYVGGKHDIDTLHIHGGRYYVDGILCDADRPAPGVPVPDEGTEQRQPAGTDAHWDYWNQPDGFRDPERPGDRLPSPAQSPFLVYLQVWERAVSAAEDPALREVALGAALPDTAVRTKVVWQVLPLSLTALDLGDAEPSPRAVREAFERWAKAQAAPSARLAARSERPEHADDDPCLVRPDARYRGPENQLYRVEIHAGGEAADATFKWSRENGSAVFPVDELDGTWVRLATLGPDAKLGLEVGDHVEVTDTAYASRLEALPLLRVEELDLPGRRVRLSAEPDARVGRLPHLHPFLRRWDHREGPRRKGRTGSLKGGAVPLAEGRWLPLEDGVEVYFAENGTYRTGDHWLIPARTATGGVEWDTDAARRPLLKAPAGIDRHLAPLALVTGEGSTADLRRAFGALATDIPPADQAALDAEARAAHEERTAEAGPSPTTAAGAAAEGDE; from the coding sequence ATGCACGCCGACCTCTCCCGCGCCACCTTCCGCCCGGAGCGGCACTACTCCGCGGTCCTCGCCCAGCAGGGCCGGGTACAACTGGACGCCGACCTCAACGAACAGACCGCCATCCAGCTCCACCAGGCCCGCACCCTCGCCGCCGACCTCATCGGCCCGCACGGCGGACCCGCCGGCGCCTGCGGCTTCCGCATCGAGTACGTGGGCGGCAAGCACGACATCGACACCCTGCACATCCACGGCGGCCGCTACTACGTGGACGGCATCCTGTGCGACGCGGACCGCCCCGCGCCCGGCGTCCCCGTACCGGACGAGGGCACCGAACAGCGGCAGCCGGCCGGGACGGACGCCCACTGGGACTACTGGAACCAGCCCGACGGCTTCCGGGACCCGGAACGGCCCGGCGACCGGCTGCCCTCGCCCGCCCAGTCGCCCTTCCTCGTCTACCTCCAGGTGTGGGAGCGGGCGGTCTCGGCGGCCGAGGACCCGGCGCTGCGCGAGGTCGCCCTCGGCGCCGCGCTGCCCGACACCGCCGTGCGCACCAAGGTCGTCTGGCAGGTGCTGCCGCTGTCCCTGACCGCGCTGGACCTCGGGGACGCCGAACCGTCCCCGCGAGCCGTCCGCGAGGCCTTCGAGAGGTGGGCCAAGGCTCAGGCGGCGCCCTCCGCCCGGCTCGCCGCCCGCAGCGAACGGCCCGAGCACGCCGACGACGACCCCTGCCTGGTCCGCCCCGACGCCCGCTATCGGGGCCCGGAGAACCAGCTGTACCGGGTGGAGATCCACGCGGGCGGCGAGGCGGCCGACGCCACCTTCAAGTGGTCCCGCGAGAACGGCTCGGCCGTCTTCCCGGTGGACGAACTCGACGGCACCTGGGTGCGGCTGGCCACCCTGGGCCCCGACGCCAAGCTCGGTCTGGAGGTCGGCGACCACGTCGAGGTCACCGACACCGCGTACGCCTCCCGGCTGGAGGCGCTGCCCCTGCTGCGGGTCGAGGAACTGGACCTGCCCGGCCGCCGCGTCCGTCTCTCCGCCGAGCCGGACGCGCGCGTGGGACGCCTGCCGCACCTGCACCCCTTCCTGCGCCGCTGGGACCATCGCGAAGGGCCCCGGCGCAAGGGCCGCACCGGCTCCCTGAAGGGCGGCGCCGTGCCGCTCGCCGAGGGGCGGTGGCTGCCGCTGGAGGACGGCGTCGAGGTCTACTTCGCCGAGAACGGCACCTACCGCACCGGCGACCACTGGCTGATCCCCGCCCGCACCGCCACCGGTGGCGTCGAGTGGGACACGGACGCGGCCCGCCGCCCGCTGCTGAAGGCCCCGGCGGGCATCGACCGGCACCTCGCCCCGCTGGCACTGGTCACCGGCGAGGGCAGCACCGCCGACCTGCGCCGGGCCTTCGGCGCGCTCGCCACGGACATTCCTCCGGCCGACCAGGCGGCCCTGGACGCCGAGGCCCGCGCCGCGCACGAGGAACGGACCGCGGAGGCCGGTCCCTCCCCGACCACGGCGGCGGGGGCCGCCGCGGAAGGAGACGAGTGA
- a CDS encoding DUF3291 domain-containing protein — protein sequence MTDSHLAQVNIGRIVAPLDSPELADFVALQPEINALADQSPGFVWRMVDADGMDATGIRPAGNDALLLFNCSVWESVEALQRFTYHSDHLRVLSRRREWFRRMTEAHQALWWIPAGHRPTVDEAMERIAMLRENGPGPQAFTFRAPYPAPSEAARL from the coding sequence ATGACTGACTCTCACCTGGCACAGGTCAACATCGGCCGCATCGTCGCCCCGCTGGACAGCCCCGAGTTGGCCGACTTCGTCGCCCTGCAACCGGAGATCAACGCGCTTGCCGACCAGAGCCCCGGGTTCGTCTGGCGGATGGTGGACGCCGACGGCATGGACGCGACCGGCATCCGTCCCGCCGGCAACGACGCCCTGCTGCTGTTCAACTGCTCGGTCTGGGAATCGGTCGAGGCGCTCCAGAGGTTCACGTACCACAGCGATCACCTTCGCGTACTGAGCCGCCGCCGGGAGTGGTTCCGCCGCATGACCGAGGCACACCAGGCCCTGTGGTGGATCCCGGCCGGCCACCGCCCGACCGTCGACGAGGCGATGGAGCGGATCGCGATGCTGCGCGAGAACGGCCCCGGCCCGCAGGCGTTCACCTTCCGCGCCCCGTACCCGGCCCCGAGCGAGGCGGCCCGGCTCTAG
- a CDS encoding helix-turn-helix transcriptional regulator: MTDEDATFDMLAVLSDPVRRRLYRYVAAAPEEVGRDAAAEAAGISRSLAAFHLDKLVEAGLLTVSFRRLSGRTGPGAGRPAKLYRRAEGEHAVSVPPRSYEAVGRLLAEVLENAGLDRELQAAARAAGAAQPDGRADDVEAVLRARGYEPFWDGETLRLRNCPYHALATEFPALICGMNLALIEGLAPGQWSPALNPCPGGCCVALSKKKTH, encoded by the coding sequence GTGACTGACGAAGACGCCACCTTCGACATGCTGGCCGTGCTGAGCGACCCCGTGCGCCGCCGCCTCTACCGATACGTCGCCGCCGCTCCCGAGGAAGTGGGCCGGGACGCGGCGGCGGAAGCGGCCGGGATCTCCCGGTCGCTGGCCGCCTTCCACCTGGACAAGCTGGTCGAGGCCGGGCTGCTCACCGTCTCCTTCCGGCGGCTGTCCGGGCGCACCGGTCCCGGGGCGGGGCGGCCGGCGAAGCTGTACCGGCGCGCCGAGGGGGAACATGCCGTCTCCGTGCCGCCGCGGTCGTACGAGGCGGTCGGCCGGCTGCTCGCCGAGGTGCTGGAGAACGCCGGGCTGGACCGGGAGCTGCAGGCCGCGGCGAGGGCGGCGGGCGCGGCACAACCGGACGGGCGTGCCGACGACGTGGAGGCGGTGCTACGGGCCCGTGGCTACGAACCCTTCTGGGACGGGGAGACGCTGCGGCTGCGCAACTGCCCTTATCACGCGCTGGCCACGGAGTTCCCCGCCCTGATCTGCGGGATGAACCTGGCGCTCATCGAGGGCCTGGCGCCCGGGCAGTGGTCACCGGCGTTGAATCCGTGCCCCGGCGGCTGCTGTGTCGCTCTTTCTAAAAAGAAAACTCATTGA